One genomic window of Microbacterium testaceum StLB037 includes the following:
- the purS gene encoding phosphoribosylformylglycinamidine synthase subunit PurS, which yields MPTIVVDVMPKAELLDPQGKAVAGALSRLGENRFSDVRIGKRFELTVEGEVDEAILARARELADEMLSNAVIEDVVNIEVVE from the coding sequence GTGCCCACCATCGTCGTCGACGTCATGCCCAAGGCCGAGCTTCTCGACCCGCAGGGAAAGGCCGTCGCCGGCGCCCTGTCGCGTCTCGGCGAGAACCGCTTCTCCGACGTGCGCATCGGCAAGCGCTTCGAGCTCACCGTCGAGGGCGAGGTCGACGAGGCCATCCTCGCCCGTGCCCGCGAGCTCGCCGACGAGATGCTCTCGAACGCCGTCATCGAGGACGTCGTCAACATCGAGGTCGTGGAGTGA
- a CDS encoding ROK family transcriptional regulator, which translates to MTPAVFEPATPLAPPAGRTTNDLIRQQNLASVLSLLHSRGALSRAQLGATTGLNRSTVTGLVMELTELGLVREAPGGERTGKVGRPTLDIEPEDHVAALSVRAEPHAVTVALVGLGGVVHARLRHDTASPPSPRRFVQIVESSVEAMRADIDRHYRVVGAGLAVPGLVNANGSVLVSPTLGWKRDPVAARLSDQLGMPVTAGNDASIGALAESRFGVGVGVGNLLYLGGAMHSIGGGLIIDGTLLRGTSGYAGELGHTVVDPRGRRCVCGRRGCLEAEVSLDILEPLLGRRKLDEDELDVELGVARNPRVMTEVTRQVEVLSIALTNFVNAFSPETVVLSGYLGALLSVSRERLADAVRVHPLGAEGRTIRLERAHLRSRLMLVGPAELAFADLLSNPAGFRG; encoded by the coding sequence ATGACCCCTGCCGTGTTCGAGCCCGCGACGCCGCTCGCACCCCCGGCCGGTCGTACGACCAACGACCTGATCCGCCAGCAGAACCTCGCGTCCGTGCTGTCGCTCCTCCACTCGCGGGGAGCGCTCTCACGCGCGCAGCTCGGCGCCACCACGGGCTTGAACCGCTCGACCGTGACCGGACTGGTCATGGAGCTCACCGAGCTGGGTCTCGTGCGCGAAGCCCCCGGCGGGGAGCGCACCGGCAAGGTCGGCCGCCCCACGCTCGACATCGAGCCCGAAGACCACGTCGCCGCCCTGAGCGTCCGCGCCGAACCGCACGCGGTGACGGTGGCCCTCGTCGGGCTCGGCGGCGTCGTGCACGCGCGGCTCCGCCATGACACCGCGAGCCCGCCCTCACCGCGCCGGTTCGTGCAGATCGTGGAGTCCTCGGTCGAGGCCATGCGCGCCGACATCGACCGTCACTACCGGGTGGTGGGTGCCGGGCTCGCGGTGCCGGGCCTGGTGAACGCCAACGGCTCCGTCCTCGTGTCGCCGACCCTCGGGTGGAAGCGCGACCCGGTCGCCGCCCGCCTCAGCGATCAGCTGGGCATGCCGGTCACCGCCGGCAACGACGCGAGCATCGGAGCCCTCGCCGAGTCACGCTTCGGCGTCGGCGTGGGCGTGGGCAACCTGCTCTACCTCGGCGGAGCGATGCACAGCATCGGCGGCGGGCTCATCATCGACGGCACGCTCCTCCGCGGCACGTCCGGCTACGCGGGCGAGCTGGGTCACACGGTCGTCGACCCCCGGGGTCGGCGCTGCGTGTGCGGACGTCGCGGATGCCTCGAGGCCGAGGTCAGCCTCGACATCCTCGAACCGCTCCTGGGTCGTCGCAAGCTCGACGAGGACGAGCTCGACGTCGAGCTCGGCGTCGCGCGCAACCCTCGCGTGATGACCGAGGTCACCCGGCAGGTCGAGGTGCTGTCGATCGCCCTGACGAACTTCGTCAACGCGTTCAGCCCCGAGACGGTCGTGCTCTCCGGCTACCTCGGCGCGCTGCTTTCGGTGAGCCGTGAGCGTCTCGCCGACGCGGTGCGCGTCCATCCCCTCGGTGCGGAGGGTCGCACGATCCGTCTCGAACGCGCCCACCTGCGCTCGCGCCTCATGCTCGTCGGCCCCGCCGAGCTGGCGTTCGCCGACCTGCTGTCGAACCCGGCGGGCTTTCGCGGCTGA
- a CDS encoding GntR family transcriptional regulator, which yields MTEKRSPDQDALIDRILHLWRADAETLPSEPRLAELTGASRNSVREALIRLEERGYVHRTQGARTSPNRRLPGIGRRIDEQFDHSLSIRSAGYEPTLEVVSADRLALTPGAHRYDDLPDGTEVLRTRKMWRVDGAPYALAEDLVPLTRPADLDPHRPVFDLAEEANGIRVAWETLWIDAIALDAERAGILDAEPGTPVIEMTYCGYGADDAIGYWSREVQLPAPAGLRNALIRRVRS from the coding sequence GTGACCGAGAAGCGCTCTCCCGACCAGGACGCGCTGATCGATCGCATCCTGCACCTCTGGCGGGCGGATGCCGAGACCCTGCCCTCCGAGCCGCGCCTGGCCGAGCTGACCGGCGCGAGCCGCAACTCGGTCCGCGAGGCCCTGATCCGCCTCGAGGAGCGCGGGTACGTGCACCGCACGCAGGGCGCGCGCACCTCGCCGAATCGACGTCTCCCCGGTATCGGTCGCCGCATCGACGAGCAGTTCGACCACTCGCTGTCGATCCGCTCCGCCGGCTACGAGCCGACGCTCGAGGTCGTCTCGGCGGACCGGCTCGCGCTGACCCCGGGCGCTCACCGCTACGACGATCTGCCCGACGGCACCGAGGTGCTGCGCACCCGCAAGATGTGGCGCGTCGACGGGGCGCCGTACGCCCTCGCCGAGGACCTCGTGCCGCTCACCCGCCCGGCCGACCTCGACCCGCATCGTCCGGTGTTCGATCTCGCGGAGGAGGCCAATGGCATCCGGGTCGCGTGGGAGACCCTGTGGATCGACGCGATCGCCCTCGACGCCGAGCGCGCCGGGATCCTGGATGCCGAGCCCGGCACGCCGGTGATCGAGATGACGTACTGCGGGTACGGGGCGGACGACGCGATCGGCTACTGGTCGCGAGAGGTGCAGCTGCCGGCGCCCGCGGGCCTGCGGAATGCGCTGATCCGGCGCGTGCGGTCCTGA
- a CDS encoding carboxylesterase/lipase family protein, which produces MSRPVIQTDVGSVAGARHEGVERYLGIPYAEAPVGPRRFAAPAPAAGWDGVREATAFGPTSPQSPYPGAIGELLASAIIPGDDILTVNVWRPEDADGAAVLLWFHGGALERGTAALSTYDGTPFARDGVVFVSANYRLGAEGFSVLPDAPRNLGLADAAEALRWTHRNISRFGGDPSRITIFGESAGGAVVAALLAREDLRPMIAGAIIESGPLDAETPQRAGRATRAIARSLGVEASAEALRQVEPERLVAARDAIAARSTLLRAAPGFTAAVDPETLPDSPRRAIVTADVPVMIGTNTDEYRLWYPPEALAALNRRTYALLALAKRLPRGVWAAYRRALPEASTGEIIGQVITDSILRAPTVEVARARTAPTFVYEFAWQSPVRDLRAAHALEIGFVFDALDDPASERLAGTAAPAALAERMHGDWIRFAETGDPGWSTFADGERVRRYDTVTRDVPLPRAEALAALMR; this is translated from the coding sequence ATGTCTCGTCCCGTGATCCAGACCGACGTCGGCTCCGTGGCGGGAGCCCGGCACGAGGGAGTCGAACGCTACCTCGGCATCCCGTACGCCGAAGCTCCGGTGGGGCCTCGGCGCTTCGCCGCCCCCGCGCCGGCCGCCGGCTGGGACGGTGTGCGGGAGGCGACCGCGTTCGGGCCGACCTCACCGCAGTCCCCGTACCCCGGCGCCATCGGAGAGCTCCTGGCCTCGGCGATCATCCCGGGCGACGACATCCTCACGGTCAACGTCTGGCGACCGGAGGATGCCGACGGCGCCGCCGTCCTGCTCTGGTTCCACGGCGGGGCCCTCGAGCGGGGCACCGCGGCGCTCAGCACGTACGACGGCACCCCGTTCGCGCGCGACGGCGTCGTCTTCGTCTCGGCGAACTACCGACTGGGGGCGGAGGGGTTCTCCGTCCTGCCCGACGCCCCGCGGAACCTCGGGCTCGCCGACGCGGCGGAAGCGCTGCGGTGGACGCATCGAAACATCTCCCGGTTCGGCGGAGACCCGTCGCGCATCACGATCTTCGGGGAGTCCGCCGGCGGAGCCGTCGTGGCCGCCCTCCTCGCCCGCGAAGACCTCCGCCCGATGATCGCCGGCGCCATCATCGAGTCCGGCCCGCTCGACGCCGAGACCCCGCAACGCGCGGGGCGGGCCACCCGCGCCATCGCGCGCTCGCTCGGCGTCGAGGCCTCGGCCGAGGCCCTTCGCCAGGTCGAGCCGGAACGGCTCGTGGCCGCGCGCGACGCGATCGCCGCTCGATCGACCCTCCTGCGGGCAGCACCGGGGTTCACGGCGGCGGTCGATCCCGAGACCCTTCCCGACTCTCCGCGGCGCGCGATCGTCACGGCGGACGTGCCCGTGATGATCGGCACGAACACGGACGAGTACCGCCTCTGGTATCCGCCCGAAGCCCTCGCCGCGCTGAACCGGCGCACGTACGCCCTGCTCGCCCTGGCGAAGCGCCTTCCCCGGGGCGTCTGGGCGGCATACCGACGCGCCCTCCCCGAGGCGTCGACCGGCGAGATCATCGGGCAGGTGATCACGGACTCGATCCTGCGCGCGCCCACCGTCGAGGTCGCTCGAGCCCGCACCGCCCCCACCTTCGTGTACGAGTTCGCGTGGCAGAGCCCGGTGCGTGATCTGCGCGCCGCGCACGCCCTCGAGATCGGCTTCGTCTTCGACGCGCTCGATGATCCGGCGTCGGAGCGTCTGGCGGGGACCGCAGCGCCCGCCGCGCTCGCGGAACGCATGCACGGCGACTGGATCCGCTTCGCCGAGACGGGCGATCCGGGCTGGTCGACGTTCGCGGACGGCGAGCGCGTCCGCCGCTACGACACCGTCACGCGGGATGTGCCTCTCCCCCGCGCCGAGGCTCTGGCCGCGCTCATGCGCTGA
- a CDS encoding 2-hydroxyacid dehydrogenase → MTTAIPLTVSVPTARLRDDLGTLPDGVEVVIWDMKDAAPRERFDMVVPPYMSMDGVIEALSGVEVGLVQSQSIGYDNVEGRLPEGLVFANASSVHETATAELAVALTLAAQRRLPDFVRAQDRGEWTGGGAAGLADRRVTLLGFGGVGRAIAARLKPFEVDLRAVASHGRLQDEVEVFPLGKLSEVLADTDILIASLPGGDATRHIIDHAALSALPDGALVVNVGRGPLVDTDALVDHVRRGRIRTALDVTDPEPLPAGHPLWSLEGALVVPHVGGATDAMHPRIARLVRRQIDRLRAGEEPLNVVIGG, encoded by the coding sequence ATGACGACCGCGATCCCCCTCACCGTGTCCGTTCCGACCGCCCGCCTCCGCGATGACCTCGGGACACTCCCCGACGGCGTCGAGGTGGTGATCTGGGACATGAAGGATGCCGCTCCGCGCGAGCGCTTCGACATGGTCGTGCCGCCGTACATGTCGATGGACGGGGTGATCGAAGCCCTCTCGGGCGTCGAGGTCGGGCTCGTCCAGAGCCAGTCGATCGGCTACGACAACGTCGAGGGACGCCTGCCCGAGGGGCTCGTGTTCGCGAACGCCTCCAGCGTGCACGAGACGGCGACCGCGGAGCTCGCCGTCGCTCTCACGCTCGCCGCGCAGCGTCGGCTCCCCGACTTCGTCCGGGCCCAGGACCGCGGCGAGTGGACGGGCGGGGGCGCCGCGGGGCTCGCCGACCGACGCGTCACGCTCCTGGGCTTCGGTGGCGTCGGCCGCGCGATCGCCGCACGGCTGAAGCCCTTCGAGGTCGACCTCCGCGCCGTCGCTTCGCACGGACGCCTCCAGGACGAGGTCGAGGTGTTCCCGCTCGGCAAGCTCTCCGAGGTGCTCGCCGACACGGACATCCTCATCGCCTCGCTCCCCGGCGGCGACGCCACCCGGCACATCATCGACCACGCGGCGCTGTCGGCGCTTCCCGACGGCGCGCTCGTGGTCAACGTCGGCCGTGGCCCCCTCGTCGACACCGACGCCCTCGTCGACCACGTGCGACGCGGCCGCATCCGCACGGCGCTGGACGTGACCGACCCCGAACCCCTGCCCGCCGGCCACCCGCTGTGGAGCCTCGAGGGAGCCCTCGTCGTCCCGCACGTCGGAGGAGCGACGGATGCCATGCACCCCCGCATCGCGCGCCTCGTCCGCCGGCAGATCGACCGCCTCCGCGCCGGCGAGGAGCCGCTGAACGTGGTGATCGGCGGCTGA
- a CDS encoding lytic transglycosylase domain-containing protein — MDLDEAPHRPLWPWLLALVLLVGGGGAFVAQAQAVALDVERSAARVDHWPEAAGEGDATVPAVSAGSALSTPAADAAVSHSAQRTAGVATVSPDPAWTGTVAVRTGIPERALRAYAAASLTLRAEQPGCGLGWNTLAGLGAIESAHGTHDGGSLRADGYPDPPIRGIALDGTASAAISDTDGGRFDGDTVWDRAVGPLQFIPSTWQRWGADANGDGIADPNQIDDAALAAGRYLCAAGEMTSPAGWRRAVFSYNHLDTYVDDVAAAANAYAARAGG; from the coding sequence GTGGACCTCGACGAGGCTCCGCACCGGCCGCTCTGGCCGTGGCTGCTCGCGCTCGTGCTGCTGGTGGGCGGCGGAGGTGCTTTCGTCGCGCAGGCGCAGGCGGTGGCCCTCGACGTCGAGCGATCCGCGGCGCGCGTCGACCACTGGCCCGAGGCAGCGGGGGAGGGGGATGCCACGGTGCCGGCGGTCTCCGCGGGATCCGCCCTCTCGACCCCTGCCGCAGACGCGGCGGTGTCTCACTCGGCGCAGCGAACGGCCGGTGTCGCCACCGTCTCACCGGATCCGGCCTGGACCGGAACGGTGGCGGTGCGGACCGGCATCCCGGAACGCGCTCTGCGCGCCTACGCCGCGGCCTCGTTGACCCTGCGGGCGGAGCAGCCCGGCTGCGGTCTCGGGTGGAACACGCTCGCGGGCCTCGGTGCGATCGAGTCCGCTCACGGCACGCACGACGGCGGTTCGCTCCGCGCGGATGGGTATCCCGATCCGCCCATCCGGGGGATCGCCCTGGACGGCACCGCGAGCGCGGCCATCTCCGACACCGACGGCGGCCGCTTCGACGGCGACACCGTCTGGGATCGCGCCGTCGGACCCCTGCAGTTCATCCCCTCGACGTGGCAGCGCTGGGGTGCCGACGCGAACGGCGACGGCATCGCCGACCCGAACCAGATCGACGACGCGGCACTGGCGGCGGGGCGGTATCTGTGCGCCGCGGGCGAGATGACGAGTCCGGCCGGGTGGCGCCGAGCGGTGTTCTCGTACAACCACCTCGACACCTACGTCGACGATGTCGCCGCCGCCGCGAACGCCTACGCGGCTCGCGCGGGCGGCTGA
- the purQ gene encoding phosphoribosylformylglycinamidine synthase subunit PurQ has protein sequence MTARIGVITFPGSLDDRDAQRAIRLAGAEPVALWHGEHDLKGVDALVLPGGFSYGDYLRAGAIAAFAPIMAEVKDAAGKGMPVLGICNGFQMLVEAHLLPGGLIRNAHQQFIRRDQRLRVENASTAWTSDFSEGDEIVIPLKNADGGYIADAETLARVNGEGLVAFRYVGVNPNGSLDDIAGLTNERGNVVGLMPHPEHAVEPGFGPGTSAAMRSGVDGLGFFTSAITAVVGAAA, from the coding sequence GTGACCGCCCGCATCGGGGTCATCACCTTCCCCGGTTCGCTCGACGACCGCGACGCGCAGCGCGCGATCCGCCTCGCCGGCGCCGAGCCGGTCGCCCTGTGGCACGGCGAGCACGACCTGAAGGGCGTCGACGCCTTGGTCCTGCCGGGCGGCTTCAGCTACGGCGACTACCTGCGCGCGGGTGCCATCGCCGCCTTCGCGCCGATCATGGCCGAGGTGAAGGATGCCGCGGGCAAGGGCATGCCCGTCCTCGGCATCTGCAACGGCTTCCAGATGCTCGTCGAGGCGCACCTGCTGCCCGGCGGCCTCATCCGCAACGCGCACCAGCAGTTCATCCGCCGCGACCAGCGCCTGCGCGTCGAGAACGCCTCGACCGCGTGGACGAGCGACTTCTCCGAGGGCGACGAGATCGTCATCCCGCTCAAGAACGCCGACGGCGGTTACATCGCGGATGCCGAGACCCTGGCCCGCGTGAACGGCGAAGGCCTCGTGGCCTTCCGGTACGTCGGCGTGAACCCCAACGGTTCGCTCGACGACATCGCCGGCCTCACCAACGAGCGCGGCAACGTCGTGGGCCTCATGCCGCACCCCGAGCACGCGGTCGAGCCCGGCTTCGGCCCCGGCACGAGCGCCGCCATGCGCTCCGGCGTCGACGGCCTGGGCTTCTTCACCTCGGCGATCACCGCCGTGGTGGGCGCCGCGGCCTGA
- a CDS encoding FAD-dependent oxidoreductase has translation MLTPLVDAGARLAALEREAAHQAALSAGDGRAWVGERDGIHPVVIVGAGQAGLVLARGLRRRGIDDVIVLDAAPAGSAGPWTTYARMHTLRTPKDIAWPTWGTPAVSPRAWFEAVYGLDAWDGIEFFPTVAWHGFLQWYREVSAITVVPSTRVTAIVPGDGPLRLALEGPDGTWTLEAHHVVLATGIEGAGGRHIPALLDGLPADRVHHTHDDIDFAALAGLRIGILGAGTGAFDNAATALEHGAASVDVHMRRAAMPQVSPYRWMEFAGLIENYGTFTDAQKWAFNVHLSAVDQPATQNALWRAHAFDDFRFLTSSPWESVAWTGSDIAVTTPRGIHHYDVVLAATGIVSDLVRRAELANVAPDATLWSDRLSPEAAAQNPGLAAFPYLDDDFGLVDRNGGEALSRIHLFNHGARISQGMLSHQIPGLVGGATKLAAALSRRLFARQSDELLAEYLAYDVPVGVHIGRRAQPASAEKPAAVASS, from the coding sequence ATGCTCACCCCGCTGGTCGACGCCGGAGCGCGCCTCGCCGCCCTCGAACGCGAGGCAGCGCACCAGGCCGCGCTCAGCGCGGGCGACGGTCGCGCGTGGGTCGGCGAGCGCGACGGGATCCACCCCGTCGTGATCGTCGGTGCGGGACAAGCCGGCCTCGTCCTCGCGCGGGGCCTCCGCCGCCGCGGCATCGACGATGTCATCGTGCTCGACGCCGCCCCGGCCGGATCGGCCGGACCCTGGACGACCTACGCCCGCATGCACACGCTGCGGACGCCGAAGGACATCGCCTGGCCGACCTGGGGCACCCCCGCCGTCAGCCCGCGGGCGTGGTTCGAGGCCGTGTACGGCCTCGACGCCTGGGACGGGATCGAGTTCTTCCCGACGGTCGCGTGGCACGGGTTCCTGCAGTGGTACCGAGAGGTCTCGGCGATCACGGTCGTCCCTTCGACGCGGGTGACGGCGATCGTGCCGGGTGACGGACCCCTGCGACTCGCGCTCGAGGGTCCCGACGGCACGTGGACGCTGGAGGCGCACCACGTCGTGCTCGCGACCGGAATCGAGGGGGCCGGCGGCCGCCACATCCCCGCTCTCCTCGACGGACTCCCCGCCGACCGGGTCCACCACACGCACGATGACATCGACTTCGCCGCCCTCGCGGGCCTGCGGATCGGCATCCTCGGCGCGGGCACCGGCGCGTTCGACAACGCCGCGACCGCCCTCGAACACGGCGCCGCGAGCGTCGATGTGCACATGCGCCGCGCCGCGATGCCGCAGGTCAGCCCATACCGCTGGATGGAGTTCGCCGGTCTCATCGAGAACTACGGCACGTTCACCGACGCGCAGAAGTGGGCGTTCAACGTCCATCTCTCCGCCGTCGATCAGCCCGCCACGCAGAACGCGCTCTGGCGCGCGCACGCCTTCGACGACTTCCGTTTCCTCACGTCGTCGCCGTGGGAGAGCGTCGCGTGGACGGGCAGCGACATCGCCGTCACGACGCCGCGTGGCATCCATCACTATGACGTCGTCCTCGCCGCGACCGGCATCGTGTCCGACCTGGTACGGCGCGCTGAGCTGGCGAACGTGGCTCCGGATGCCACCCTGTGGAGCGATCGCCTCAGCCCCGAGGCCGCGGCCCAGAACCCGGGGCTGGCCGCGTTCCCGTATCTCGACGACGATTTCGGCCTCGTGGACCGGAACGGGGGCGAGGCCCTCTCGCGCATCCACCTGTTCAATCACGGCGCGCGGATCAGCCAGGGGATGCTGAGCCACCAGATCCCGGGGCTCGTGGGCGGAGCGACCAAGCTCGCGGCGGCCCTCTCCCGCCGCCTGTTCGCGCGGCAGTCCGACGAGTTGCTCGCGGAGTACCTCGCGTACGACGTGCCCGTCGGCGTGCACATCGGTCGACGCGCGCAACCCGCCTCCGCCGAGAAGCCCGCGGCGGTAGCGTCTTCCTGA
- the mmsB gene encoding multiple monosaccharide ABC transporter permease: MATASTQTVEAPTQPGPRRRGILSRINFRQFGILAALVIIIVLFQVLTGGRLLMPGNVNNLIQQNAYVLILAIGMVMVIIAGHIDLSVGSVVAMVGAIAAIAMNQWGLPWWLAVILSLAVGAVVGAWQGFWVAFVGIPAFIVTLAGMLLFRGLTLVLLTGGTIAGLPDGFTAIGAGWLPPVLGYVGVWDSLTVVLGFVAVVALIAQQLRTRATLRRLELPREVAWSFWAKNAIAAVAIMAVAFTLAAYNGTPIVLIILAVLVLAYTFVLNRTTFGRHVYAMGGNLFAAVMSGVKTKWVNFFIFVNMGVLAGLAAVVSTARAGGAVASAGQNYELDAIAAVFIGGAAVQGGIGTVIGAVVGGLVMGVLNMGLSILSVDAAWQMAIKGIVLLLAVAFDIFNKRRNGGA; this comes from the coding sequence ATGGCCACCGCATCCACTCAGACGGTCGAGGCGCCGACCCAGCCGGGTCCTCGCCGCCGCGGCATCCTGTCCCGCATCAATTTCCGGCAGTTCGGCATCCTCGCCGCCCTGGTCATCATCATCGTGCTGTTCCAGGTGCTCACCGGCGGCCGCCTGCTGATGCCGGGCAACGTCAACAACCTCATCCAGCAGAACGCCTACGTGCTGATCCTCGCGATCGGCATGGTCATGGTCATCATCGCCGGGCACATCGACCTGTCGGTCGGCTCGGTGGTCGCCATGGTCGGCGCGATCGCGGCCATCGCGATGAACCAGTGGGGGCTGCCCTGGTGGCTGGCCGTCATCCTCTCGCTCGCCGTCGGCGCCGTCGTCGGTGCCTGGCAGGGCTTCTGGGTCGCCTTCGTCGGCATCCCCGCGTTCATCGTCACGCTCGCGGGCATGCTGCTGTTCCGCGGTCTCACGCTCGTGCTGCTCACCGGTGGCACCATCGCGGGCCTGCCCGACGGCTTCACGGCCATCGGCGCCGGGTGGTTGCCGCCGGTCCTCGGGTACGTCGGCGTCTGGGACTCCCTGACGGTCGTGCTCGGCTTCGTCGCCGTGGTCGCGCTCATCGCGCAGCAGCTGCGGACACGGGCGACACTGCGTCGCCTCGAGCTGCCCCGCGAGGTCGCGTGGTCGTTCTGGGCGAAGAACGCCATCGCCGCGGTGGCGATCATGGCGGTCGCCTTCACCCTCGCCGCGTACAACGGCACCCCGATCGTGCTGATCATCCTCGCCGTGCTCGTGCTCGCGTACACGTTCGTGCTGAACCGCACGACCTTCGGTCGCCACGTCTACGCGATGGGCGGCAACCTGTTCGCGGCCGTGATGAGCGGTGTGAAGACGAAGTGGGTCAACTTCTTCATCTTCGTGAACATGGGTGTGCTCGCGGGCCTGGCCGCCGTGGTCAGCACGGCTCGCGCCGGCGGGGCCGTGGCATCCGCCGGTCAGAACTACGAACTGGATGCCATCGCCGCCGTGTTCATCGGTGGTGCCGCCGTCCAGGGCGGTATCGGCACCGTCATCGGCGCCGTGGTCGGTGGTCTCGTCATGGGCGTGCTGAACATGGGTCTGTCGATCCTGAGCGTGGATGCCGCCTGGCAGATGGCCATCAAGGGCATCGTCCTGCTGCTGGCCGTCGCGTTCGACATCTTCAACAAGCGGCGCAACGGCGGTGCGTGA
- a CDS encoding ureidoglycolate lyase: protein MPETLTTHPLPSEIVTPAGFEPFGVVLTPMEDGTPFTAEEAVLDVSNGIPRFYLMHLEDKAPEFVRVTRHLETTQTLMAVGDVEWTIAVAAPGIEEPTLDDLRAFRIPPRTAITMRKGTWHAGPFFAEPSMDFVNLELDDTNVTDHHNHRLDDAFGVRVVIDAE, encoded by the coding sequence ATGCCCGAGACCCTCACGACCCACCCCCTCCCCTCCGAGATCGTCACCCCCGCCGGATTCGAGCCGTTCGGCGTCGTGCTGACCCCCATGGAGGACGGCACCCCGTTCACGGCGGAAGAAGCCGTACTCGATGTGTCGAACGGCATCCCGCGCTTCTACCTCATGCACCTCGAGGACAAGGCGCCCGAGTTCGTGCGCGTCACGCGACACCTCGAGACCACGCAGACGCTCATGGCGGTCGGCGACGTCGAGTGGACCATCGCCGTCGCCGCGCCCGGGATCGAGGAGCCGACGCTCGACGACCTGCGGGCCTTCCGCATCCCTCCGCGCACGGCGATCACGATGCGCAAGGGCACGTGGCACGCGGGCCCCTTCTTCGCCGAGCCGAGCATGGACTTCGTCAATCTCGAGCTCGACGACACCAACGTCACCGACCACCACAACCACCGCTTGGACGACGCCTTCGGGGTGCGCGTCGTCATCGACGCGGAGTGA